A genomic window from Buteo buteo chromosome 13, bButBut1.hap1.1, whole genome shotgun sequence includes:
- the TMC3 gene encoding transmembrane channel-like protein 3 isoform X2 has product MPPVPLITSLVYVTSRGNQLDLFSRLTILCIFIMHCNSDDDIGEEKAESHDPEQIFQNIQYQKEIMSNIRCRPWPMRQKLRALRQAKEIVLKYEGRLTRTRGYQAAGAELWRKFIRLAYNFVVIFIPWEMRIKKIESHFGSGVASYFIFLRWLFGINIVLTIMTGAFVVLPELLAGAPFGSTVSKTIPKEHIASAQDLDTIWSLGGYLQYSVLFYGYYGHDRKIGKAGYRLPLAYFLVGMAVFAYSFIILLKKMAKNSRMSLASASDENYTFCWRLFCAWDYLIGNPEAAESKAAAIVNSIREAILEEQEKKKSKNLYVYKIRYTFQSIVSMQIAVLSCLSRISKNHVRKDPWCRKTNYCIGCVFFFFFSPRRAVTISLRIIANILVLLSLAGSIYIIYFVVDRSQRLERTKKELTLWEKNEVSVVVSLITMIAPSAFELVAALEMYHPRTTLRFQLARVLVLYLGNLYSLIIALLDKVDSMSVTDSDVNTNASNSTTALATKTLSKEDNLSTTIPNVQIERNSIVTLEGSRTQGLTVSDSLVNKTAPFNARNPQDQCWETYVGQEMLKLSIIDMIFTVASILLIDFFRGLCVRYLSDCWCWDLESKFPEYGEFKIAENVLHLVYNQGMIWMGAFFSPCLPAFNVLKLIGLMYLRSWAVLTCNVPHQQVFRASRSNNFYLAMLLFMLFLCMLPTIFAIARYKPSLSCGPFSGQEKIYDIVSETIQNDFPTWFNTVITYISSPVVVLPALLLLFMLIYYLQSIARSLKFTNNQLRMKIQTERTEDKKKVVQMAVARIQNLDGNDKRPEQESDIISQESSVRSSTPRKNGSVLNFESPVSKGTRIQTISQSVPQTVPSTDVARPVNATPTTSASLTPAPSVSSVQKPRNDNITNRYPSVVHGSASELCKTKPYTPVTFKKHTEDVHSEPLFRKGIRQVNPDALGAGAPVFVGRRPYATRYFLVNENESRKKSLRSTSRLQRHFRKGESGDIIELYPRNVRRYVVRTPHQMYSPHPSEDEEDDEELGREFITRSHRPRSLSDLRPAPRFYIGERADGHILMSKDLARVHYKSWDDGFELDLDRPPYAYKKVHLNYPEPHVKSKSKQKLEQSLTESDSISVESSSDPQNSSNDQYIQVIHSKEKYPKPGTKLTKKKSKNSVDLNMSESNELVCSNV; this is encoded by the exons ACAGGCGAAGGAGATTGTGCTGAAGTATGAAGGGAGGCTCACTAGAACAAGAGGTTACCAAGCTGCTGGTGCAGAG CTATGGAGGAAGTTTATTCGACTTGCATATAATTTTGTGGTAATCTTTATTCCTTGGGAAatgagaataaagaaaattgaGA GTCATTTTGGGTCCGGAGTTGCCTCTTACTTCATCTTCCTGAGATGGCTATTTGGAATCAATATTGTACTTACCATAATGACAGGAGCATTTGTAGTCTTACCAGAG cTACTGGCCGGAGCACCGTTCGGCAGCACGGTCAGCAAGACCATTCCCAAGGAGCATATTGCATCTGCTCAAGACCTGGACACCATCTGGTCACTAGGG GGCTACCTCCAgtactctgttttgttttatggctACTACGGTCATGACAGGAAGATTGGGAAAGCTGGATATCGGCTGCCTCTTGCCTACTTCCTTGTTGGAATGGCAGTGTTTGCTTACAGCTTCATCATTCTCTTAAAAAA AATGGCAAAGAACTCAAGAATGAGTTTAGCAAGTGCCTCTGATGAAAATTACACTTTCTGTTGGAGACTGTTCTGTGCTTGGGACTATTTAATAGGAAACCCCgaggctgcagagagcaaagcTGCTGCCATTGTTAATAGCATTAGG GAAGCTATATtggaagagcaggaaaagaagaaaagcaaaaacttgTATGTATATAAGATCAGATACACTTTTCAAAGCATTGTTTCAATGCAGATAGCAGTGCTAAGCTGCTTGTCTCGTATTTCTAAAAACCATGTTAGAAAAGACCCCTGGTGTCGTAAGACAAACTACTGTATTggctgtgtcttttttttttttttttcccctcgcaGGGCAGTGACTATAAGCTTAAGAATTATTGCAAACATCCTTGTGCTTCTCTCGCTTGCTGGAAGTATTTACATCATATACTTTGTTGTGGATCGATCCCAAAGGTTAGAGCGCACCAAAAAGGAATTGactctttgggaaaaaaatgag GTAAGCGTAGTTGTGTCACTGATTACAATGATCGCACCCTCTGCTTTTGAACTTGTGGCAGCTCTGGAGATGTATCACCCAAGGACCACTCTTCGCTTCCAGCTTGCCAG GGTTCTTGTTCTATACCTGGGAAACCTCTACAGTTTAATCATTGCTCTCCTGGATAAAGTGGACAGTATGAGTGTCACT GACTCTGACGTTAATACCAATGCAAGTAATTCTACCACTGCCTTAGCAACCAAAACTCTTTCTAAAGAAGACAATTTATCTACAACTATTCCTAATGTACAAATTGAGAGAAACAGCATTGTCACATTGGAAGGGAGTCGCACTCAAGGCTTGACAGTCTCTGACTCACTGGTTAACAAAACAGCTCCCTTTAACGCCCGGAACCCACAGGATCAGTGCTGGGAGACATATGTTGGTCAA GAGATGCTGAAGCTTTCAATTATCGACATGATTTTCACAGTTGCAAGCATCCTGTTAATTGATTTTTTCCGTGGACTGTGTGTTCGATATTTAAGTGATTGCTGGTGCTGGGATCTAGAAAGCAAGTTT CCAGAATATGGAGAATTCAAAATTGCAGAGAATGTATTGCATTTGGTCTACAACCAAGGAATGATCTG GATGGGAGCTTTCTTTTCACCTTGCTTACCAGCATTCAATGTCCTCAAGTTGATTGGACTCATGTACCtgaggagctgggctgtgctAACGTGTAATGTACCACATCAGCAGGTTTTCAGAGCATCTCG ATCCAATAATTTCTACTTGGCCATGTTGCTGTTCATGTTGTTCTTATGCATGTTACCAACAATTTTTGCTATTGCCCGATATAAGCCATCTTTAAGCTGTGGTCCCTTCAG tggacaagaaaaaatatatgaTATTGTTTCTGAAACGATTCAAAATGATTTTCCCACATGGTTCAACACAGTGATTACTTACATCAGCAGTCCTGTGGTTGTCCTCCCTGCACTACTACTTTTATT CATGTTAATCTATTACCTACAAAGTATTGCAAGATCATTAAAATTCACCAACAATCAACTGAGAATGAAGATCCAAACA GAAAGAACTGAAGATAAGAAAAAGGTAGTTCAGATGGCAGTAG ccCGAATCCAAAATCTGGATGGGAATGACAAGAGACCAGAGCAAGAAAGTGATATTATCAGCCAGGAGTCTTCTGTTCGGTCCTCAACTCCCCGAAAGAATGGCAGTGTCTTGAACTTTGAATCTCCTGTGAGCAAAGGCACCAGAATACAAACCATCTCCCAGTCTGTGCCCCAAACTGTGCCCTCAACTGATGTTGCAAGACCTGTCAATGCAACTCCCACGACTTCAGCCTCTTTAacgccagctccctcagtatCAAGCGTACAGAAACCAAGAAATGATAATATCACAAACAG gtACCCAAGTGTTGTGCATGGGAGTGCAAGTGAGCTCTGTAAAACAAAGCCCTACACGCCTGTGACTTTCAAAAAGCACACTGAAGATGTTCATTCTGAGCCTCTCTTCAGAAAAGGGATTCGGCAGGTAAATCCAGATGCCCTTGGAGCAGGGGCTCCTGTTTTTGTGGGACGTAGACCATATGCTACCAGGTATTTTCTTGTTAATGAAAATGAGTCCCGCAAAAAATCACTCCGTTCTACCTCCCGACTCCAAAGGCACTTCAGAAAGGGTGAATCGGGAGACATTATCGAGTTGTACCCACGCAATGTCAGAAGATACGTGGTTCGAACACCACACCAGATGTATTCCCCTCATCCCAGTGAAGATGAGGAGGATGACGAGGAACTTGGGAGAGAATTCATTACCAGATCCCATCGCCCTCGCTCACTGTCTGATCTTCGCCCAGCACCACGATTTTACATTGGGGAACGTGCTGATGGCCACATTCTTATGAGCAAGGATCTAGCCAGAGTGCATTACAAATCCTGGGACGATGGTTTTGAGCTAGACCTGGACAGGCCTCCATACGCTTACAAGAAAGTGCACCTGAACTATCCTGAGCCACATGTGAAatcaaaatcaaagcaaaagctGGAGCAATCTCTAACAGAATCCGATTCTATTTCCGTTGAATCCAGCAGTGATCCACAGAACAGCAGCAATGACCAGTATATCCAGGTCATTCATAGCAAGGAAAAGTATCCAAAACCTGGGACAAAACTcaccaaaaagaaatcaaaaaacAGTGTTGATCTAAATATGTCTGAGTCTAATGAACTGGTATGCTCAAATGTCTGA
- the TMC3 gene encoding transmembrane channel-like protein 3 isoform X4 codes for MSNIRCRPWPMRQKLRALRQAKEIVLKYEGRLTRTRGYQAAGAELWRKFIRLAYNFVVIFIPWEMRIKKIESHFGSGVASYFIFLRWLFGINIVLTIMTGAFVVLPELLAGAPFGSTVSKTIPKEHIASAQDLDTIWSLGGYLQYSVLFYGYYGHDRKIGKAGYRLPLAYFLVGMAVFAYSFIILLKKMAKNSRMSLASASDENYTFCWRLFCAWDYLIGNPEAAESKAAAIVNSIREAILEEQEKKKSKNLYVYKIRYTFQSIVSMQIAVLSCLSRISKNHVRKDPWCRKTNYCIGCVFFFFFSPRRAVTISLRIIANILVLLSLAGSIYIIYFVVDRSQRLERTKKELTLWEKNEVSVVVSLITMIAPSAFELVAALEMYHPRTTLRFQLARVLVLYLGNLYSLIIALLDKVDSMSVTDSDVNTNASNSTTALATKTLSKEDNLSTTIPNVQIERNSIVTLEGSRTQGLTVSDSLVNKTAPFNARNPQDQCWETYVGQEMLKLSIIDMIFTVASILLIDFFRGLCVRYLSDCWCWDLESKFPEYGEFKIAENVLHLVYNQGMIWMGAFFSPCLPAFNVLKLIGLMYLRSWAVLTCNVPHQQVFRASRSNNFYLAMLLFMLFLCMLPTIFAIARYKPSLSCGPFSGQEKIYDIVSETIQNDFPTWFNTVITYISSPVVVLPALLLLFMLIYYLQSIARSLKFTNNQLRMKIQTERTEDKKKVVQMAVARIQNLDGNDKRPEQESDIISQESSVRSSTPRKNGSVLNFESPVSKGTRIQTISQSVPQTVPSTDVARPVNATPTTSASLTPAPSVSSVQKPRNDNITNRYPSVVHGSASELCKTKPYTPVTFKKHTEDVHSEPLFRKGIRQVNPDALGAGAPVFVGRRPYATRYFLVNENESRKKSLRSTSRLQRHFRKGESGDIIELYPRNVRRYVVRTPHQMYSPHPSEDEEDDEELGREFITRSHRPRSLSDLRPAPRFYIGERADGHILMSKDLARVHYKSWDDGFELDLDRPPYAYKKVHLNYPEPHVKSKSKQKLEQSLTESDSISVESSSDPQNSSNDQYIQVIHSKEKYPKPGTKLTKKKSKNSVDLNMSESNELVCSNV; via the exons ACAGGCGAAGGAGATTGTGCTGAAGTATGAAGGGAGGCTCACTAGAACAAGAGGTTACCAAGCTGCTGGTGCAGAG CTATGGAGGAAGTTTATTCGACTTGCATATAATTTTGTGGTAATCTTTATTCCTTGGGAAatgagaataaagaaaattgaGA GTCATTTTGGGTCCGGAGTTGCCTCTTACTTCATCTTCCTGAGATGGCTATTTGGAATCAATATTGTACTTACCATAATGACAGGAGCATTTGTAGTCTTACCAGAG cTACTGGCCGGAGCACCGTTCGGCAGCACGGTCAGCAAGACCATTCCCAAGGAGCATATTGCATCTGCTCAAGACCTGGACACCATCTGGTCACTAGGG GGCTACCTCCAgtactctgttttgttttatggctACTACGGTCATGACAGGAAGATTGGGAAAGCTGGATATCGGCTGCCTCTTGCCTACTTCCTTGTTGGAATGGCAGTGTTTGCTTACAGCTTCATCATTCTCTTAAAAAA AATGGCAAAGAACTCAAGAATGAGTTTAGCAAGTGCCTCTGATGAAAATTACACTTTCTGTTGGAGACTGTTCTGTGCTTGGGACTATTTAATAGGAAACCCCgaggctgcagagagcaaagcTGCTGCCATTGTTAATAGCATTAGG GAAGCTATATtggaagagcaggaaaagaagaaaagcaaaaacttgTATGTATATAAGATCAGATACACTTTTCAAAGCATTGTTTCAATGCAGATAGCAGTGCTAAGCTGCTTGTCTCGTATTTCTAAAAACCATGTTAGAAAAGACCCCTGGTGTCGTAAGACAAACTACTGTATTggctgtgtcttttttttttttttttcccctcgcaGGGCAGTGACTATAAGCTTAAGAATTATTGCAAACATCCTTGTGCTTCTCTCGCTTGCTGGAAGTATTTACATCATATACTTTGTTGTGGATCGATCCCAAAGGTTAGAGCGCACCAAAAAGGAATTGactctttgggaaaaaaatgag GTAAGCGTAGTTGTGTCACTGATTACAATGATCGCACCCTCTGCTTTTGAACTTGTGGCAGCTCTGGAGATGTATCACCCAAGGACCACTCTTCGCTTCCAGCTTGCCAG GGTTCTTGTTCTATACCTGGGAAACCTCTACAGTTTAATCATTGCTCTCCTGGATAAAGTGGACAGTATGAGTGTCACT GACTCTGACGTTAATACCAATGCAAGTAATTCTACCACTGCCTTAGCAACCAAAACTCTTTCTAAAGAAGACAATTTATCTACAACTATTCCTAATGTACAAATTGAGAGAAACAGCATTGTCACATTGGAAGGGAGTCGCACTCAAGGCTTGACAGTCTCTGACTCACTGGTTAACAAAACAGCTCCCTTTAACGCCCGGAACCCACAGGATCAGTGCTGGGAGACATATGTTGGTCAA GAGATGCTGAAGCTTTCAATTATCGACATGATTTTCACAGTTGCAAGCATCCTGTTAATTGATTTTTTCCGTGGACTGTGTGTTCGATATTTAAGTGATTGCTGGTGCTGGGATCTAGAAAGCAAGTTT CCAGAATATGGAGAATTCAAAATTGCAGAGAATGTATTGCATTTGGTCTACAACCAAGGAATGATCTG GATGGGAGCTTTCTTTTCACCTTGCTTACCAGCATTCAATGTCCTCAAGTTGATTGGACTCATGTACCtgaggagctgggctgtgctAACGTGTAATGTACCACATCAGCAGGTTTTCAGAGCATCTCG ATCCAATAATTTCTACTTGGCCATGTTGCTGTTCATGTTGTTCTTATGCATGTTACCAACAATTTTTGCTATTGCCCGATATAAGCCATCTTTAAGCTGTGGTCCCTTCAG tggacaagaaaaaatatatgaTATTGTTTCTGAAACGATTCAAAATGATTTTCCCACATGGTTCAACACAGTGATTACTTACATCAGCAGTCCTGTGGTTGTCCTCCCTGCACTACTACTTTTATT CATGTTAATCTATTACCTACAAAGTATTGCAAGATCATTAAAATTCACCAACAATCAACTGAGAATGAAGATCCAAACA GAAAGAACTGAAGATAAGAAAAAGGTAGTTCAGATGGCAGTAG ccCGAATCCAAAATCTGGATGGGAATGACAAGAGACCAGAGCAAGAAAGTGATATTATCAGCCAGGAGTCTTCTGTTCGGTCCTCAACTCCCCGAAAGAATGGCAGTGTCTTGAACTTTGAATCTCCTGTGAGCAAAGGCACCAGAATACAAACCATCTCCCAGTCTGTGCCCCAAACTGTGCCCTCAACTGATGTTGCAAGACCTGTCAATGCAACTCCCACGACTTCAGCCTCTTTAacgccagctccctcagtatCAAGCGTACAGAAACCAAGAAATGATAATATCACAAACAG gtACCCAAGTGTTGTGCATGGGAGTGCAAGTGAGCTCTGTAAAACAAAGCCCTACACGCCTGTGACTTTCAAAAAGCACACTGAAGATGTTCATTCTGAGCCTCTCTTCAGAAAAGGGATTCGGCAGGTAAATCCAGATGCCCTTGGAGCAGGGGCTCCTGTTTTTGTGGGACGTAGACCATATGCTACCAGGTATTTTCTTGTTAATGAAAATGAGTCCCGCAAAAAATCACTCCGTTCTACCTCCCGACTCCAAAGGCACTTCAGAAAGGGTGAATCGGGAGACATTATCGAGTTGTACCCACGCAATGTCAGAAGATACGTGGTTCGAACACCACACCAGATGTATTCCCCTCATCCCAGTGAAGATGAGGAGGATGACGAGGAACTTGGGAGAGAATTCATTACCAGATCCCATCGCCCTCGCTCACTGTCTGATCTTCGCCCAGCACCACGATTTTACATTGGGGAACGTGCTGATGGCCACATTCTTATGAGCAAGGATCTAGCCAGAGTGCATTACAAATCCTGGGACGATGGTTTTGAGCTAGACCTGGACAGGCCTCCATACGCTTACAAGAAAGTGCACCTGAACTATCCTGAGCCACATGTGAAatcaaaatcaaagcaaaagctGGAGCAATCTCTAACAGAATCCGATTCTATTTCCGTTGAATCCAGCAGTGATCCACAGAACAGCAGCAATGACCAGTATATCCAGGTCATTCATAGCAAGGAAAAGTATCCAAAACCTGGGACAAAACTcaccaaaaagaaatcaaaaaacAGTGTTGATCTAAATATGTCTGAGTCTAATGAACTGGTATGCTCAAATGTCTGA
- the TMC3 gene encoding transmembrane channel-like protein 3 isoform X3 has product MAAATGSAAGKTGKSCKKYRTVKRHAGIYTYREPPHSNSDDDIGEEKAESHDPEQIFQNIQYQKEIMSNIRCRPWPMRQKLRALRQAKEIVLKYEGRLTRTRGYQAAGAELWRKFIRLAYNFVVIFIPWEMRIKKIESHFGSGVASYFIFLRWLFGINIVLTIMTGAFVVLPELLAGAPFGSTVSKTIPKEHIASAQDLDTIWSLGGYLQYSVLFYGYYGHDRKIGKAGYRLPLAYFLVGMAVFAYSFIILLKKMAKNSRMSLASASDENYTFCWRLFCAWDYLIGNPEAAESKAAAIVNSIREAILEEQEKKKSKNLAVTISLRIIANILVLLSLAGSIYIIYFVVDRSQRLERTKKELTLWEKNEVSVVVSLITMIAPSAFELVAALEMYHPRTTLRFQLARVLVLYLGNLYSLIIALLDKVDSMSVTDSDVNTNASNSTTALATKTLSKEDNLSTTIPNVQIERNSIVTLEGSRTQGLTVSDSLVNKTAPFNARNPQDQCWETYVGQEMLKLSIIDMIFTVASILLIDFFRGLCVRYLSDCWCWDLESKFPEYGEFKIAENVLHLVYNQGMIWMGAFFSPCLPAFNVLKLIGLMYLRSWAVLTCNVPHQQVFRASRSNNFYLAMLLFMLFLCMLPTIFAIARYKPSLSCGPFSGQEKIYDIVSETIQNDFPTWFNTVITYISSPVVVLPALLLLFMLIYYLQSIARSLKFTNNQLRMKIQTERTEDKKKVVQMAVARIQNLDGNDKRPEQESDIISQESSVRSSTPRKNGSVLNFESPVSKGTRIQTISQSVPQTVPSTDVARPVNATPTTSASLTPAPSVSSVQKPRNDNITNRYPSVVHGSASELCKTKPYTPVTFKKHTEDVHSEPLFRKGIRQVNPDALGAGAPVFVGRRPYATRYFLVNENESRKKSLRSTSRLQRHFRKGESGDIIELYPRNVRRYVVRTPHQMYSPHPSEDEEDDEELGREFITRSHRPRSLSDLRPAPRFYIGERADGHILMSKDLARVHYKSWDDGFELDLDRPPYAYKKVHLNYPEPHVKSKSKQKLEQSLTESDSISVESSSDPQNSSNDQYIQVIHSKEKYPKPGTKLTKKKSKNSVDLNMSESNELVCSNV; this is encoded by the exons ACAGGCGAAGGAGATTGTGCTGAAGTATGAAGGGAGGCTCACTAGAACAAGAGGTTACCAAGCTGCTGGTGCAGAG CTATGGAGGAAGTTTATTCGACTTGCATATAATTTTGTGGTAATCTTTATTCCTTGGGAAatgagaataaagaaaattgaGA GTCATTTTGGGTCCGGAGTTGCCTCTTACTTCATCTTCCTGAGATGGCTATTTGGAATCAATATTGTACTTACCATAATGACAGGAGCATTTGTAGTCTTACCAGAG cTACTGGCCGGAGCACCGTTCGGCAGCACGGTCAGCAAGACCATTCCCAAGGAGCATATTGCATCTGCTCAAGACCTGGACACCATCTGGTCACTAGGG GGCTACCTCCAgtactctgttttgttttatggctACTACGGTCATGACAGGAAGATTGGGAAAGCTGGATATCGGCTGCCTCTTGCCTACTTCCTTGTTGGAATGGCAGTGTTTGCTTACAGCTTCATCATTCTCTTAAAAAA AATGGCAAAGAACTCAAGAATGAGTTTAGCAAGTGCCTCTGATGAAAATTACACTTTCTGTTGGAGACTGTTCTGTGCTTGGGACTATTTAATAGGAAACCCCgaggctgcagagagcaaagcTGCTGCCATTGTTAATAGCATTAGG GAAGCTATATtggaagagcaggaaaagaagaaaagcaaaaactt GGCAGTGACTATAAGCTTAAGAATTATTGCAAACATCCTTGTGCTTCTCTCGCTTGCTGGAAGTATTTACATCATATACTTTGTTGTGGATCGATCCCAAAGGTTAGAGCGCACCAAAAAGGAATTGactctttgggaaaaaaatgag GTAAGCGTAGTTGTGTCACTGATTACAATGATCGCACCCTCTGCTTTTGAACTTGTGGCAGCTCTGGAGATGTATCACCCAAGGACCACTCTTCGCTTCCAGCTTGCCAG GGTTCTTGTTCTATACCTGGGAAACCTCTACAGTTTAATCATTGCTCTCCTGGATAAAGTGGACAGTATGAGTGTCACT GACTCTGACGTTAATACCAATGCAAGTAATTCTACCACTGCCTTAGCAACCAAAACTCTTTCTAAAGAAGACAATTTATCTACAACTATTCCTAATGTACAAATTGAGAGAAACAGCATTGTCACATTGGAAGGGAGTCGCACTCAAGGCTTGACAGTCTCTGACTCACTGGTTAACAAAACAGCTCCCTTTAACGCCCGGAACCCACAGGATCAGTGCTGGGAGACATATGTTGGTCAA GAGATGCTGAAGCTTTCAATTATCGACATGATTTTCACAGTTGCAAGCATCCTGTTAATTGATTTTTTCCGTGGACTGTGTGTTCGATATTTAAGTGATTGCTGGTGCTGGGATCTAGAAAGCAAGTTT CCAGAATATGGAGAATTCAAAATTGCAGAGAATGTATTGCATTTGGTCTACAACCAAGGAATGATCTG GATGGGAGCTTTCTTTTCACCTTGCTTACCAGCATTCAATGTCCTCAAGTTGATTGGACTCATGTACCtgaggagctgggctgtgctAACGTGTAATGTACCACATCAGCAGGTTTTCAGAGCATCTCG ATCCAATAATTTCTACTTGGCCATGTTGCTGTTCATGTTGTTCTTATGCATGTTACCAACAATTTTTGCTATTGCCCGATATAAGCCATCTTTAAGCTGTGGTCCCTTCAG tggacaagaaaaaatatatgaTATTGTTTCTGAAACGATTCAAAATGATTTTCCCACATGGTTCAACACAGTGATTACTTACATCAGCAGTCCTGTGGTTGTCCTCCCTGCACTACTACTTTTATT CATGTTAATCTATTACCTACAAAGTATTGCAAGATCATTAAAATTCACCAACAATCAACTGAGAATGAAGATCCAAACA GAAAGAACTGAAGATAAGAAAAAGGTAGTTCAGATGGCAGTAG ccCGAATCCAAAATCTGGATGGGAATGACAAGAGACCAGAGCAAGAAAGTGATATTATCAGCCAGGAGTCTTCTGTTCGGTCCTCAACTCCCCGAAAGAATGGCAGTGTCTTGAACTTTGAATCTCCTGTGAGCAAAGGCACCAGAATACAAACCATCTCCCAGTCTGTGCCCCAAACTGTGCCCTCAACTGATGTTGCAAGACCTGTCAATGCAACTCCCACGACTTCAGCCTCTTTAacgccagctccctcagtatCAAGCGTACAGAAACCAAGAAATGATAATATCACAAACAG gtACCCAAGTGTTGTGCATGGGAGTGCAAGTGAGCTCTGTAAAACAAAGCCCTACACGCCTGTGACTTTCAAAAAGCACACTGAAGATGTTCATTCTGAGCCTCTCTTCAGAAAAGGGATTCGGCAGGTAAATCCAGATGCCCTTGGAGCAGGGGCTCCTGTTTTTGTGGGACGTAGACCATATGCTACCAGGTATTTTCTTGTTAATGAAAATGAGTCCCGCAAAAAATCACTCCGTTCTACCTCCCGACTCCAAAGGCACTTCAGAAAGGGTGAATCGGGAGACATTATCGAGTTGTACCCACGCAATGTCAGAAGATACGTGGTTCGAACACCACACCAGATGTATTCCCCTCATCCCAGTGAAGATGAGGAGGATGACGAGGAACTTGGGAGAGAATTCATTACCAGATCCCATCGCCCTCGCTCACTGTCTGATCTTCGCCCAGCACCACGATTTTACATTGGGGAACGTGCTGATGGCCACATTCTTATGAGCAAGGATCTAGCCAGAGTGCATTACAAATCCTGGGACGATGGTTTTGAGCTAGACCTGGACAGGCCTCCATACGCTTACAAGAAAGTGCACCTGAACTATCCTGAGCCACATGTGAAatcaaaatcaaagcaaaagctGGAGCAATCTCTAACAGAATCCGATTCTATTTCCGTTGAATCCAGCAGTGATCCACAGAACAGCAGCAATGACCAGTATATCCAGGTCATTCATAGCAAGGAAAAGTATCCAAAACCTGGGACAAAACTcaccaaaaagaaatcaaaaaacAGTGTTGATCTAAATATGTCTGAGTCTAATGAACTGGTATGCTCAAATGTCTGA